The Thunnus maccoyii chromosome 9, fThuMac1.1, whole genome shotgun sequence genome includes a region encoding these proteins:
- the iqcd gene encoding dynein regulatory complex protein 10, with protein sequence MSAEVTTVLAEEASSQVLSFSLQQKAKRQSEDAQKNHELSQKKLLSHEARRISIILEKCISKAEIAATLPALLQLDGVSSILDKELSRALEAHKILHERLETLEGLKQESDGEQEGEIRETKRRARAQLERDVKNSVRDLFRLVRAHPDAFFGLRTELGMKVGESEYTLIRGLKRFHGHIIEKLLTSIDEELQLVLAKQVSSSQAHDMEQIVSAEQMVAEAIKRTDAEISERNEEIKKLDTSLQESTAQEAVLSALVDKECQSHLKTSKMKQASIQQEIDQLNIQFNNVLLENRATERAIQEKNEKLETEIEYLLQTFDDEIEEKQADLEISEVDFERDEGELKKLEKLYAVIEVKCNQIQEKRRLAEERRKEEMKELELKTRAAILAQAWWRGYSTRKALKGKTKGKKGKKGKGKKTK encoded by the exons ATGTCTGCTGAGGTGACAACAGTGCTCGCTGAGGAAGCCAGTTCTCAGGTCTTGTCTTTCAGTCTCCAGCAAAAGGCAAAGAGACAATCAGAGGATGCTCAGAAGAACCATGAGCTGTCTCAGAAGAAGCTGCTCTCTCATGAGGCACGGCGCATCTCAATCATATTGGAAAAATGCATCAGTAAAGCTGAGATTGCAGCAACTCTACCTGCTCTACTCCAGTTAGATGGTGTGTCTAGTATTTTGGACAAGGAGTTGAGTAGAGCACTTGAAGCgcataaaatattacatgaaaGACTGGAAACACTAGAAGGTCTCAAGCAGGAATCGGATGGGGAACAAGAGGGAGAAATTagagaaacaaaaaggagaGCAAGGGCTCAGCTTGAGAGGGACGTGAAGAACTCCGTCAGGGATCTGTTCAGGCTTGTCCGAGCCCATCCAGATGCCTTTTTTGGTTTGAGGACAGAGCTAGGTATGAAAGTAGGGGAGAGTGAGTACACACTAATTAGAGGGCTTAAGAGGTTTCATGGGCATATAATAGAAAAGTTGCTGACCAGCATAGATGAGGAGCTACAGCTGGTCCTCGCCAAGCAGGTGTCTTCATCCCAAGCCCACGACATGGAGCAAATAGTCTCAGCAGAACAAATGGTGGCTGAAGCCATCAAGCGAACAGATGCAGAG ATTTCTGAACGAAACGAGGAGATCAAAAAGTTGGACACTTCTCTGCAAGAGAGCACTGCACAAGAAGCAGTTTTGTCAGCTCTTGTAGACAAAGAGTGCCAGTCGCATCTCAAGACATCAAAAATGAAGCAGGCCAGCATACAACAGGAAATCGATCAGCTGAACATTCAGTTCAACAATGTGCTCCTTGAaaacagagcaacagagagagcaATCCAAGAG AAAAATGAGAAGTTGGAGACGGAAATTGAATACTTGCTCCAAACTTTTGATGATGAAATAGAAGAGAAACAG GCTGATCTGGAGATAAGTGAAGTGGATTTTGAAAGGGACGAAGGGGAGCTGAAGAAGCTGGAGAAACTCTATGCTGTCATAGAGGTGAAGTGCAACCAGATCCAGGAGAAGCGTCGGCTggcagaagagaggagaaaggaggaaatgAAGGAGCTGGAGCTGAAGACCAGGGCTGCTATTCTTGCCCAAGCCTGGTGGAGAGGCTACAGTACTCGCAAGGCCTTGAAGGGCAAGACTAAAGGCAAGAAGGGCAAAAAGGGCAAAGGcaagaagactaaataa
- the cfap73 gene encoding coiled-coil domain-containing protein 42 like-2, with translation MASGSVREKLTPQRLAEGRRLVVPRPPLMERDDLLFDILKKRREDEELTKVLNEHKQTLKSLEQCEKELTEELKRKRMKTKELLSDFDMFLKDKDIDQAVEKERKKMVEKDAEIERLKKEHVELKERKQEALHQVQRLSVCRDFMERVLKMTKFQDVNALADHLENLLHVRDKLSQRECEAEEKADHLRKELLTLEDQHRLMLLHKNNELSKLQMELEKKRSEADIWERKWNHIQETAAKKTLLLGQIKMATLNLYEPTGGAVGEEEGVDINDTETQLDKIKIFIQDHEDIVKQYQRPSQRHSNGQKRDRSKKHIAPRSKKC, from the exons ATGGCTTCTGGGAGTGTCCGTGAGAAGCTGACTCCACAAAG GTTGGCTGAGGGTAGGAGGTTGGTGGTGCCAAGACCCCCCCTGATGGAACGGGACGATCTTTTATTTGACATACTGAAGAAACGCCGGGAGGATGAAGAGCTTACCAAAGTGCTCAATGAACACAAACAG aCATTGAAGAGTTTGGAGCAGTGCGAAAAGGAGCTGACAGAGGAGTTAAAACGGAAGCGGATGAAAACGAAGGAGTTACTCTCCGACTTTGATATGTTTCTTAAG GATAAGGACATTGATCAAGCTGttgagaaggagaggaaaaagatggTCGAAAAGGACGCAGAGATAGAGAGGCTGAAGAAGGAGCATGTTGAACTgaaggagaggaaacaggaggCACTGCACCAGGTGCAGAGACTCTCTGTGTGTCGGGACTTCATGGAGCGAGTGCTCAAAATGACCAAG TTTCAAGATGTAAATGCACTCGCAGATCATCTAGAGAATCTTCTACACGTCCGAGACAAGCTCTCTCAGAGGGAGTGTGAGGCAGAGGAGAAGGCCGACCATCTGAGAAAAGAGCTGCTGACACTGGAGGACCAGCATCGCTTGATGCTGCTACACAAGAACAATGAGTTGTCAAAGCTCCAGATGGAGCTAGAGAAGAAGCGCTCTGAAGCTGACATCTGG GAGAGGAAGTGGAACCACATCCAGGAAACCGCAGCAAAGAAAACACTCCTACTGGGACAAATTAAGATGGCGACCCTCAACCTCTATGAACCAACAGGTGGGGCTGTAGGAGAAGAGGAAGGTGTGGATATAAATGACACAGAGACGCAGCTGGACAAG ATCAAGATTTTCATCCAGGACCACGAAGACATTGTGAAACAATATCAAAGACCCTCGCAGAGACACAGCAATGGACAGAAAAGAGACAGGTCCAAAAAGCACATCGCACCTCGcagtaaaaaatgttga